The Curtobacterium poinsettiae DNA segment AGAGCCGCATCACCGCGAGCGCACGGTCGTGGTCCGCGTCGGTCCCGCCGGCGCAGGCGTCGGCCACGACGGTCACCGTCGCACCGGCGTCGGCCGCCGCCAGCGCGGTCGACAACACGCAGCAGTCGGTCGACACCCCCGTGAGCACCAGGTGCGGGTGGTCGCCGACGACCGCCTGGAGGCTCGTCCCCCACTTGCCGAAGGTCGGTTCCGTCACGACGGGGTCGTTCCGGTCCGCGGCAGCTGACGCGAAGGGCTCGGTGAGCGCGTAGAGGGGGTCGGCGTCCGGGACCAGTGCGAAGGGCCAGTCGCGGTAGTACGGCACCCACGCCCCCTCGGGCTGCGCCGGCGCCACGAAGCGGGTGAAGACCGTGCGGCCCGTGAACCGCGGCAGGAGCCGCTCGATGCCGGCGCCGGCATGGTCGTACCGCGGGGCGGCCCACGGGTTCTCGCCCGTGAAGACCTGCTGCATGTCGATGACGACGAGCCAGGCGTCGTCGGGGATCTCCGCGCTCATCGCAGGTCGTCCGGCGTGCCGAGCGCTTCCTGGTGGCGGATCGACCCGCGCGCGAACAGCAGCGTGCCGAGGAACCCGACGAGCAGGGCGACGAGGACGCCGAGGTTCGCGTAGGCCCACGGCCCCTTGCGTCCGCCGAGGCCGAACGGCTCGAGCAGGTAGCCCTGCCAGTTGAGCCAGGACGGCACGCCGAGGGTGTTCGTGACCAGACCCCAGCCGAGCGCGGTGCCGAGCACGACGAGCACGATCGGCAGCCACCGGACGTCGCCGTAGCGTCCGTGACGGTCGTCGAGTTCGGCCTCCGCGTACGCGCGGCGTCGCAGGACGACGTCAGCGACGAAGATGCCGGCCCAGGCGGCGATCGGCACGCCGAGGGTGATGAGGAAGGCCTGGAACGGCGCGACGAAACTCGAGGCGAAGAACGCGATGTACACGGCGCCGGCGACCATGAACAGGCCGTCGACCCCGGCGGCGACCGGACGCGGGATCTTCACGCCGACGCTCAGGAGCGCCAGTCCGGACGAGTAGATGTCGAGCACCGCGCCGCCGACGAGCCCCAGGATCGCGACGATCGCGAACGGGATCAGGAACCACACCGGCAGGATCGTCGTCAGGGCGCCGATCGGGTCGTTCGCGATCGCTGCCTGCAGGTCCGGCGACGACCCGGCGAGCATGACACCGATCACCACGAGGATCGCCGGCGCGAGGGCGCCGCTGAACGTGGTCCACCCGACGACGCCACGGGTCGAGGCCGAACGGGGCAGGTACCGGGAGTAGTCAGCCGCGGCGTTCACCCAACCGAGTCCGAAGCCGGTCATCACCAGGACGAGGGCCCCGGTCACGCTCTGGGCGCTGCCCGACGGCAGAGCACCCAACGTCGCGAAGTCGATCGTCGGCGCAGCGAGCACGATGTAGACGACGGTGAGCACGGCCGTGACGACGGTGATGACGGCCTGCAGACGCATGATGACGTCGAACCCGGCGATCCCGGCGCCGACGATGAGGGCCGCGACCACGACGAGGGCGACGACCTTCGTCAGCACGCCGCCGTCCCACCCGAGTTCGGTGAACACCGTCGAGGTGGCGAGCACGGCCGCCGCGGCGAGCGAGGTCTCCCACCCGACGGTCAGCACCCAGCTGAGGAACGAGGGCAGTCGGTTCCCGCGGACCCCGAAGGCCGCGCGGCTGAGGACCATCGTCGGCGCCGACCCGCGCTTGCCGGCGATCGCGACGATGCCGCACAGCAGGAACGAGAAGGCGACCCCGACGACCGAGACGATCGTCGCCTGGGCCAGCGAGATCCCGAAATCGAGGACGAACGACCCGTAGGCGAGGCCGAGGACGGAGATGTTCGCCGCGAACCACGGCCAGAACAGTCCCCGTGGGGTGCCCTTCCGATCGGACTCGGCGATGACGTCGAGGCCCTGGCGCTCGACGGTGCGAACCTCGGGAGGGTTCGGGGCGGCTGTGGTCATCCGCTGATCGTAACGCCGGAGCGACTACCCGAACAGGTTCACCGGCCGCACGATGTCGGCGTAGATGAGCAGCGCGCTCATGCCCGCCAACAGCACCACGACGACCATCGTCAGCGGCATCGTCTTCGCCAGGTCGATGGGCCCCGGATCCGCCTTGCCGACGAGCTTGAACGACCGCCGCTTGATCGCTTCCCAGAGCGCACCCGCGATGTGTCCGCCGTCGAGCGGCAGCAGCGGGACCATGTTCAGCACGAACAGGCCGATGTTGAGCGAGGCCAGCAGCCCGAGGATCGTGTACGCCTTGTCGACCACGGGGACACCGCTCATCGACGAGACCTCGCCGATCGCACGGCCCACGCCCACCACCGACACGGGGCTGTCCTGCGACCGCTCCTGGGCACCGAACGCGGCGTTCCACACCGCGACCAGGCGCTGCGGCAGGTCGATGATCAGGTGCGCCGACGCCGCGATCTGGGCGCCGGTCGCGGGCAGCACCTCGGCTGGGGACTGCCGCACCAGGGACTGCCCGATGCTGACACCGACCACGCCGACGCGCTGGGTCTTCGTGGTGCCGTCGTCGTTCTTGACGAGCTTGCCCTCGGCGTCGTAGACGTCGCGGGTGGCGGTCGTCGGGGTGATCTCGAGGGTCTTGCGGGCGCCGTCGCGCTCGACGACCACGGTGACCTGCTCACCGGCGGACTCCTGGAAGACCTCGGAGACACGGGTGATCGTGGGGTCCTGCTCACCGTTCACCGAGAGCACCACGTCGCCGGACTCGATGCCCGCCTGCTTCGCCGGGGACACCGCGTCGCCCGGCGAGCACTCGGTCGTCTGGCTGTTCGGCAGCACGCACCCGACGCTCGACGTGAAGGTCGTCGTCGGCGCCCCGAACCCGCACAGCAGCACACCGAAGAGCACGATGCCGATCACCAGGTTCATGGCCGGACCCGCGACCATCACGATGATCCGCTTCCACGGCGTCAGGCGGTAGAAGGCACGGGAGTCGTCGCCACCGGAGTCCGCGATCTGCTCGGCGCTGGCCTGGCGGGCGTCCTGCACGAACGCGCCGTACATGCCGGTGTTCGTGATCGCGTCGGCCCGGCCCGACGCCCGCGGCTTGAGCATGCCGACCATCGAGATGTACCCACCGAGCAGGATCGGACGGATCCCGTACTCGGTCTCACCCCGCTTGAACGACCACATCGCCTTGCCGAAGCCCAGCGAGTACTGCGTCACTTTGACGTTGAAGAGCTTCGCGAAGGACAGGTGCCCCAGCTCGTGGAGTCCGATCGAGACCAGCAGGCCGATGATGAAGACGACCACGCCGAGGACGAAGAGCAGGACGGATTCGACGGTCACCGGGAAAGAGTACGGGACTGATTCCATGACGGAGCCGAGCGCCGTCTGAGAGGTGATCCGGGCCTCCCGTCCATCGCCGTCCGCGGTCTGCCGCCGCTGCGTCGACCGGGAGGCGCGACTCGCGTCAGCGGGTCAGCGCGCGGTCCGCAGCGGTGCGCGCCCACTGCTCCGCGGCGAGCACGCCGTCGAGTGACGACTCACCCGCGGTGTGCTCCTCGACGACGCGCTCGACCGTGTCGACGATGTCGAGGAAACCGATCGCGCCGGCGTGGAACGCGGCGACGGCCTGCTCGTTCGCGGCGTTGAACACGGCCGGGAACGTCCCGCCCAG contains these protein-coding regions:
- a CDS encoding cysteine hydrolase family protein: MSAEIPDDAWLVVIDMQQVFTGENPWAAPRYDHAGAGIERLLPRFTGRTVFTRFVAPAQPEGAWVPYYRDWPFALVPDADPLYALTEPFASAAADRNDPVVTEPTFGKWGTSLQAVVGDHPHLVLTGVSTDCCVLSTALAAADAGATVTVVADACAGGTDADHDRALAVMRLYAPLITVVDSVREL
- a CDS encoding purine-cytosine permease family protein encodes the protein MTTAAPNPPEVRTVERQGLDVIAESDRKGTPRGLFWPWFAANISVLGLAYGSFVLDFGISLAQATIVSVVGVAFSFLLCGIVAIAGKRGSAPTMVLSRAAFGVRGNRLPSFLSWVLTVGWETSLAAAAVLATSTVFTELGWDGGVLTKVVALVVVAALIVGAGIAGFDVIMRLQAVITVVTAVLTVVYIVLAAPTIDFATLGALPSGSAQSVTGALVLVMTGFGLGWVNAAADYSRYLPRSASTRGVVGWTTFSGALAPAILVVIGVMLAGSSPDLQAAIANDPIGALTTILPVWFLIPFAIVAILGLVGGAVLDIYSSGLALLSVGVKIPRPVAAGVDGLFMVAGAVYIAFFASSFVAPFQAFLITLGVPIAAWAGIFVADVVLRRRAYAEAELDDRHGRYGDVRWLPIVLVVLGTALGWGLVTNTLGVPSWLNWQGYLLEPFGLGGRKGPWAYANLGVLVALLVGFLGTLLFARGSIRHQEALGTPDDLR
- a CDS encoding M50 family metallopeptidase; its protein translation is MTVESVLLFVLGVVVFIIGLLVSIGLHELGHLSFAKLFNVKVTQYSLGFGKAMWSFKRGETEYGIRPILLGGYISMVGMLKPRASGRADAITNTGMYGAFVQDARQASAEQIADSGGDDSRAFYRLTPWKRIIVMVAGPAMNLVIGIVLFGVLLCGFGAPTTTFTSSVGCVLPNSQTTECSPGDAVSPAKQAGIESGDVVLSVNGEQDPTITRVSEVFQESAGEQVTVVVERDGARKTLEITPTTATRDVYDAEGKLVKNDDGTTKTQRVGVVGVSIGQSLVRQSPAEVLPATGAQIAASAHLIIDLPQRLVAVWNAAFGAQERSQDSPVSVVGVGRAIGEVSSMSGVPVVDKAYTILGLLASLNIGLFVLNMVPLLPLDGGHIAGALWEAIKRRSFKLVGKADPGPIDLAKTMPLTMVVVVLLAGMSALLIYADIVRPVNLFG